The Brachyhypopomus gauderio isolate BG-103 chromosome 1, BGAUD_0.2, whole genome shotgun sequence genome includes a window with the following:
- the LOC143527092 gene encoding guanylin-like, with the protein MKTITSIALLFATLYVVSEAVQVHDGDYSFSAESVKVLQHLLESSTVTQKPSPRLAQTSYGAVCASPTLPQEFLTLCQQSGSAMVFSRLASTPMDVCEICAFAACTGC; encoded by the exons ATGAAGACCATCACGTCGATCGCACTGCTCTTTGCAACTCTGTACGTGGTCTCCGAGGCCGTCCAAGTTCAT GACGGAGACTATTCCTTCTCTGCTGAATCTGTGAAAGTTCTGCAGCATTTGTTGGAGAGCAGCACCGTGACCCAAAAGCCCAGCCCGCGCCTTGCCCAGACCAGTTACGGAGCGGTGTGCGCCAGCCCTACACTGCCACAGGAGTTCCTGACTCTGTGTCAGCAAAGTGGGTCTGCCATGGTCTTCTCCAGATTAG CTTCTACGCCCATGGACGTGTGTGAAATCTGTGCGTTTGCTGCCTGTACCGGCTGCTAA